The Mycolicibacterium flavescens genomic interval CCGGTCGGGACACCCCGGTCAACCCGTTCCACACCCGCGAACTCAACGCCGCCGAGTTGACCGAACTGCTCACCACCGAAGGGTTCGCGGTCGAAGGCGTGCACGGGGTCTTTCACGGGCCGCGGCTCGTCGAACTCGACGCCCGACACGGCGGCTCGATCATCGACGCCCAGATCGCGCGGGCAATAGCCGATGCGCCGTGGCCCGAGGATCTGCTCGCCGACGTGGCCTCCGTGCGCAGCGACGACTTCGATCTGGTCGACGCGCGCGATCGGAACATCGACGACAGCCTCGATCTGGTCGCGATCGCGGTGCGGCCGTGACATCCGCCGACCCGGCTCCGGGCCTCTTCACGCTCGTTCTCCACACCCACCTGCCCTGGCTGGCTCATCACGGCCGCTGGCCCGTCGGCGAGGAATGGCTCTACCAGTCGTGGTCGGCGTGCTACCTCCCGCTGATGCGGGTGCTGCGCACGTTGGCGGCCGAAGGCCGCCGCCACCAGTTGACGCTGGGCATGACGCCGGTGGTCACCGCACAACTCGACGACCCGTACTGCCTGACGGGGATGCACCACTGGCTGGCGAACTGGCAGCTGCGCGCGCTCGAGGCGACTACTCTCGGTGATCCGTTGCGCCAGTTCGGTGTTCGCGAGCACGCCGAGGCCGAGCAGGCCATCGAGGACTTCGCCACGCTGTGGGCGCACGGCGGCAGCCCGTTGCTGCGCGAGGTGATCGACGCCGAAACCATCGAACTGCTCGGCGGTCCGCTCGCGCATCCGTTCCAGCCGCTGCTCAACCCGAGGCTGCGGGAATTCGCGCTTCACGAGGGGCTCGCCGATGCCCGCCTGCGGTTCGCGCACACACCCGTCGGCATCTGGGCCCCGGAATGCGCCTACGCGCCCGGCATGGAAACCGACTACGCCTCAGCCGGTGTCGGCCACTTCATGGTCGACGGCCCGTCCCTGCACGGCGACACCGCGCTCGGCCGTCCGGTCGGATCCTCCGACGTGGTGGCATTCGGCCGGGACCTGCACGTCAGCTATCGAGTGTGGTCGCCGAAGTCCGGCTACCCCGGGCACGCCGCCTACCGCGACTTCCACACCTACGACCACACGACCGGACTCAAGCCGGCCCGGGTGACGGGCCGCAATGTGCCGTCGGAGGCCAAGGCGCCGTACGACCCGGAGCGCGCCGACCGAGCGATCGACGCCCATGTCGCCGATTTCGTCGCGGTGGTCCGGCAGCGACTATGCGACGAGAGCGAACGCATCGGGCGCCCCGCACACGTCATCGCCGCATTCGACACCGAGTTGTTCGGCCACTGGTGGTACGAGGGCCCCGTGTGGCTCGAGCGGGTGCTGCGCGCGCTGCCCGAGGCCGGTGTGCGCGTCGGCACGCTGAGCGACGCCAAGGCCGACGGTTTCGTCGGCTCGCCTGTCGAATTGCCGCCCAGCTCATGGGGTTCCGGCAAGGACTGGCAGGTGTGGGCCGGTGAGCAGGTCGCCGACCTGGTCCAGTTGAACACCGAGGTCGTCGATACCGCGC includes:
- a CDS encoding glycoside hydrolase, family 57, which produces MTSADPAPGLFTLVLHTHLPWLAHHGRWPVGEEWLYQSWSACYLPLMRVLRTLAAEGRRHQLTLGMTPVVTAQLDDPYCLTGMHHWLANWQLRALEATTLGDPLRQFGVREHAEAEQAIEDFATLWAHGGSPLLREVIDAETIELLGGPLAHPFQPLLNPRLREFALHEGLADARLRFAHTPVGIWAPECAYAPGMETDYASAGVGHFMVDGPSLHGDTALGRPVGSSDVVAFGRDLHVSYRVWSPKSGYPGHAAYRDFHTYDHTTGLKPARVTGRNVPSEAKAPYDPERADRAIDAHVADFVAVVRQRLCDESERIGRPAHVIAAFDTELFGHWWYEGPVWLERVLRALPEAGVRVGTLSDAKADGFVGSPVELPPSSWGSGKDWQVWAGEQVADLVQLNTEVVDTALATIDKALGETDAPPARNFVADQILRETLLTVSSDWPFMVSKDSAADYARYRAHLHAHATREIADAAASGRHEHAQRLAADWNRADGLFGALDARRLPR